The stretch of DNA GGCTGGGTAACACAGTGGATGCAGTTCAGGCGGCCAGAAGAAATGTTCAGCTTTCGGACCCAATTCTTCGATTTTGCCTTACCGTCATTCCTCTCAGTCGGGCTGTGTACTTCATCTGTGATAATATCCTCTGGATGGGAACAGTGGGACTTGGTGGCATCAACAAGGACAAATGGAACAAGCGGTGCAACCACTACTACCTCTTCTCATTGATTATCAGCCTGAGCAGAGATGTCTATGAGGTTTCCCAGCTCCTGAAAGAAGCAGCAAAGGCTCAAAAGGTCCAACAGTGCAAATCGATAAACCACCTGAAAGCCAATCATTTGCAAAAAGATTTTGTCTGGACATTAAGGGTCAGAGCTGAAGATTTCTTCATGCTGCTTTATCAAAGCCTTAAAAATAATCCTCCTGTATTACTCGACATCATTAAAAACATCTGTGACTTATCCCTACCTTTAGATAAGCTAGGCATTTTCAAAACCAATCCTGGAGTGGTGGGTCTTTGTGGTCTTATTTCATCAGTTCTGTCAATTTTAACTTTAACGCACCCAACATTGAAATTGAGACCATGAACAAACCACCTGCTCTATGAACAAAAATCTTAATTTTTCTATAATTTATTTATCAGAGAATTTCCAGGAAGTTAAATAAATTGCTTTCAGAATGCAGGCTGTGGATTCCAAGAGCAAGCTATCTAATATGGTGTATTTTAATGTTTTGCCCTCAAAATGAGCACTTCAA from Stegostoma tigrinum isolate sSteTig4 chromosome 33, sSteTig4.hap1, whole genome shotgun sequence encodes:
- the pex11a gene encoding peroxisomal membrane protein 11A isoform X2 — its product is MDSFVKFTSLSQGRERIFRTTQYACMLLNYLIHKNDTNKELVSKLKQLESNMSSGRKLFRLGNTVDAVQAARRNVQLSDPILRFCLTVIPLSRAVYFICDNILWMGTVGLGGINKDKWNKRCNHYYLFSLIISLSRDVYEVSQLLKEAAKAQKVQQCKSINHLKANHLQKDFVWTLRVRAEDFFMLLYQSLKNNPPVLLDIIKNICDLSLPLDKLGIFKTNPGVVGLCGLISSVLSILTLTHPTLKLRP
- the pex11a gene encoding peroxisomal membrane protein 11A isoform X1 gives rise to the protein MDSFVKFTSLSQGRERIFRTTQYACMLLNYLIHKNDTNKELVSKLKQLESNMSSGRKFSLARGIGNNPRITILEITQCGAGGAQWTKQRQRSRKVDISVFRLGNTVDAVQAARRNVQLSDPILRFCLTVIPLSRAVYFICDNILWMGTVGLGGINKDKWNKRCNHYYLFSLIISLSRDVYEVSQLLKEAAKAQKVQQCKSINHLKANHLQKDFVWTLRVRAEDFFMLLYQSLKNNPPVLLDIIKNICDLSLPLDKLGIFKTNPGVVGLCGLISSVLSILTLTHPTLKLRP